The Desulfomicrobium orale DSM 12838 genome includes a window with the following:
- a CDS encoding TetR/AcrR family transcriptional regulator, translated as MTDNKERILETAKRLFGELGYAETTYKRIAQEAGIADGLIAHHYGSKENLFQLVEIDILTGLLEKIDESLYYSSDGLSSVLNFSKCILKFSTEENSGFLTLLRCSPFLAHTVTADNSEILAVCRRVVDKMRGCIEQGVADGTIRPDLDPGLTASVIFSTVFGSTRAHLLARENVLGLPFPEGFYPEILSILRKYLEPGLDQPPA; from the coding sequence ATGACGGACAACAAGGAACGCATTCTGGAAACCGCCAAGCGGCTTTTCGGAGAGCTGGGCTACGCCGAAACCACCTACAAGCGCATCGCCCAGGAAGCGGGCATCGCCGACGGGCTCATTGCCCATCATTACGGGAGCAAGGAAAATCTTTTCCAGCTGGTGGAAATCGACATTCTGACCGGGTTGCTGGAAAAAATCGATGAGAGCCTCTACTACTCCTCGGACGGTTTGAGCAGCGTGCTCAATTTCTCCAAATGCATCCTCAAATTCTCCACTGAGGAAAACTCCGGCTTTCTGACCCTCTTGCGCTGCTCTCCCTTTCTGGCCCACACCGTCACCGCCGACAACTCGGAGATTCTGGCCGTGTGCCGGCGGGTGGTGGACAAAATGCGGGGCTGCATCGAACAGGGCGTGGCCGACGGCACCATCCGGCCGGACCTCGACCCCGGACTCACCGCCAGCGTCATCTTCTCCACGGTGTTCGGCTCCACCAGAGCCCATCTGCTGGCCCGGGAAAATGTTCTGGGTCTACCCTTCCCCGAAGGGTTCTATCCGGAGATCCTGAGTATCCTGCGTAAATACCTCGAGCCGGGGCTGGATCAACCCCCGGCCTGA
- a CDS encoding IMP cyclohydrolase has product MDMLPIRRAILSVTDKSGLDEFARFLQESGVELVSTGGTRKKLLQAGLKVRSVSDVTGFPEILGGRVKTLHPHVHAGILASKDDPAHMQTMKDLRLAPFDLVCVNLYNFAEAVRQSLEDRQAVEQIDIGGPTMLRAAAKNFHSVAVLPAPEHYAECMREIRENGGALSLPFRKRMASLTFELTSGYDHMIAAYLNRS; this is encoded by the coding sequence ATGGACATGCTGCCCATTCGCCGGGCTATTCTGAGCGTCACGGACAAGAGCGGACTGGACGAGTTCGCCCGCTTTCTCCAGGAATCCGGGGTGGAACTGGTTTCCACCGGCGGCACCCGCAAGAAGCTTCTGCAGGCGGGCCTCAAGGTCCGCTCCGTAAGCGACGTGACGGGCTTTCCCGAAATTCTGGGCGGACGGGTGAAAACCCTGCATCCGCATGTGCACGCGGGTATCCTGGCCAGCAAGGACGACCCCGCACACATGCAGACCATGAAAGATCTGCGGCTGGCGCCCTTTGATCTGGTCTGCGTCAATCTGTACAATTTCGCCGAAGCCGTGCGCCAGTCTCTCGAAGACAGACAGGCCGTGGAGCAGATCGATATCGGCGGGCCGACCATGCTCCGGGCCGCGGCCAAAAATTTCCATTCCGTGGCGGTCCTCCCGGCTCCGGAGCATTACGCCGAATGCATGCGGGAAATACGCGAAAACGGCGGCGCCCTGTCCCTGCCTTTCCGCAAACGCATGGCCAGCCTGACCTTCGAGCTGACCTCCGGCTACGACCACATGATCGCTGCATACCTGAACCGCTCCTGA
- the hflX gene encoding GTPase HflX, with protein sequence MGRQIGVLVNRKGVPVMVIAGEQDSILIPELSRHREAQSRLSGLRLLHTHLDSSLLTQEDLMDMAFLRLDAVCVLTVSPEGTPGACQIAHLLPPNADELPYMVHPPRIWDEVDFDFDASARALEDELARTGQSVASTAREGSAILVSVGAAPRSVQERSLAELAELAVTAGLDVAGEVVQRVPRVNPKLILGRGKLAELEVLALQKNASVLVFDQELSPTQQRNLSQITERKVLDRTQLILDIFAQHARTKEGKLQVEMAQLKYMMPRLVGQNRALSRLMGGIGGRGPGESKLEMDRRKIRERLAQLKTELAGVRRHRAATRGRRDKAGLPVVSLVGYTNAGKSTLLNTLTRSDVLAENRLFATLDPTSRRLRFPEDREIILTDTVGFIRHLPEDLREAFMATLEELQGADLLVHVADASHPEMDQQLEAVEAILRDLKLDGIPRILALNKTDLAPDPSALAFAHPQAVFISAIHRPSLTPLVERIKSLL encoded by the coding sequence ATGGGCCGCCAGATCGGCGTGCTCGTCAACCGCAAGGGTGTGCCGGTCATGGTCATTGCCGGCGAGCAGGACAGTATCCTCATCCCCGAGCTCTCCCGCCACCGCGAAGCCCAGTCGCGCCTGAGCGGTCTGCGTCTGCTGCACACCCACCTGGACTCTTCCCTGCTGACTCAGGAAGACCTGATGGACATGGCTTTTCTGCGCCTGGACGCCGTCTGCGTCCTGACCGTCTCCCCTGAAGGCACGCCCGGAGCCTGCCAGATTGCGCATCTGCTGCCGCCCAATGCCGACGAACTGCCATACATGGTGCATCCGCCCAGAATCTGGGACGAGGTGGATTTCGATTTCGACGCCAGCGCCAGAGCCCTGGAAGATGAACTGGCCCGCACGGGGCAGAGCGTGGCCTCGACCGCCCGCGAGGGCTCGGCCATTCTGGTCAGCGTGGGAGCGGCTCCCAGAAGCGTGCAGGAACGCTCTCTGGCCGAACTGGCCGAGCTGGCGGTCACTGCCGGGCTGGATGTGGCAGGCGAGGTGGTGCAGCGGGTACCCCGGGTCAATCCCAAACTCATTCTGGGCCGGGGCAAGCTGGCGGAACTGGAGGTGCTGGCTCTGCAGAAAAACGCATCCGTGCTGGTCTTCGACCAGGAGCTTTCGCCCACCCAGCAGCGCAATCTGAGCCAGATCACGGAACGCAAGGTGCTGGACCGGACCCAGCTCATTCTGGATATTTTCGCCCAGCACGCCCGGACGAAAGAGGGCAAGCTTCAGGTGGAAATGGCCCAGCTCAAGTACATGATGCCGCGCCTAGTGGGCCAGAACCGGGCTCTGAGCCGCCTCATGGGCGGCATTGGCGGGCGTGGTCCCGGTGAAAGCAAACTGGAGATGGACCGCCGCAAAATCCGCGAACGTCTGGCTCAGCTCAAAACGGAGCTGGCCGGAGTGCGCAGGCATCGCGCGGCCACGCGGGGCCGCCGCGACAAGGCCGGATTGCCCGTGGTTTCTCTGGTGGGTTACACCAACGCGGGCAAATCCACCCTGCTGAATACCCTGACCCGAAGTGACGTTCTGGCCGAAAACAGGCTATTCGCCACGCTGGACCCCACCAGCCGCCGCCTGCGCTTTCCCGAAGACCGGGAAATCATCCTCACGGACACGGTGGGCTTCATCCGCCATCTGCCCGAAGACCTCCGCGAGGCGTTCATGGCCACCCTGGAAGAACTCCAGGGCGCGGATCTGCTCGTGCATGTGGCCGACGCCTCGCATCCGGAAATGGACCAGCAGCTCGAAGCCGTGGAAGCCATTCTGCGCGATCTGAAACTGGACGGCATCCCGCGCATCCTGGCCCTGAACAAAACCGATCTCGCTCCGGACCCGTCCGCCCTGGCCTTCGCCCACCCCCAGGCCGTGTTCATCTCAGCCATTCACCGGCCGTCCCTGACTCCGCTGGTGGAGCGCATCAAATCTCTGTTGTAG
- a CDS encoding NlpC/P60 family protein codes for MLAQYEPPKKYLSISEALRLQYASWKGVRHRVGGADKRGVDCSGLMQAVFRDAFRVDLPRTSLEQSRMGRKVKKIAEMRPGDLVFFVDRGLDHIGVVMDRRRFLHASTKHGVIISDFDEYWTPRLKRISRVLNIN; via the coding sequence ATGCTGGCCCAGTATGAGCCGCCCAAAAAATATCTTTCCATCAGCGAAGCGTTGCGTCTTCAGTATGCTTCATGGAAAGGCGTCCGGCACCGCGTCGGAGGAGCGGACAAGAGGGGAGTGGACTGCTCCGGGCTTATGCAGGCGGTATTTCGCGACGCGTTCCGGGTGGATCTGCCCCGTACATCGCTGGAACAGAGCCGGATGGGCCGGAAGGTGAAAAAAATTGCGGAGATGCGCCCCGGCGATCTGGTTTTTTTCGTGGATCGGGGGCTGGATCATATCGGCGTGGTGATGGATCGCCGACGCTTTCTGCATGCCTCGACGAAACACGGGGTGATCATTTCCGATTTCGATGAGTATTGGACTCCGCGTCTGAAACGCATCAGCCGCGTCCTTAACATAAACTGA
- a CDS encoding SLC13 family permease, whose translation MLSLVILLIIVSVALVVFVGGWVPVDVVGLLVLSALTLTGLVSPTDALTGFSSPAVVTVWAMFILSAGLTKTGVAYRIGQPLQRFSRGSEVTLIVALMVAASFLSALVNTVTVAAILLPATMELARRSGRSPSRLLLPLAFGCLLGGPFTGISTPPNILITDALRAAGLKPFGIFDFTPITGAIVLVGIAFVVLMGRHLLPKGSARQESGENLETSYQLGAHIFSIQIDQNSPLVGCSLAESRLGSALYLTVVCLQRAGAFILSPKATEVLQAGDILVVHGQTDSVDRFRGSQHLRVEAAGEALKPGLLTTARGVIGEDSSLLGKSLLESGLRRDCRVHVLSVEEASGACLGDLRRHHFNVGDILLLQGEQTALDHLAEDGLVAELTAVPPHEVESLACNEMRLAAVRLPEGSVLAGRNLVESRLGNAFGLTVTALIRQEELICMPSPEETLQEGDLLVVQGRKRDLDIFEGLQDLEISGQSSRLAAELESQHIGMAEVLLSPRTTLAGRTLNDLLFRDHYGLSVLAIWRKGHAYRQGLQDMPLKFGDALLVYGPRQNLEVLARDPDFLVLDQEAAQAPRLHKAPIATAIMLAVLASAISGLVPISIAALTGAAVMVLLGCLSMEEAYRAIEWRVVFLIASMLPLGVAIQNTGAAQMGATALISLVGDLGPRWVVAALFGVTVLGTQIIPTSALVVLMTPVALSAATELGISPHLLMMTVAMSASASYASPLSHPAHLLVMGPGGYKFSDYLKIGVPLTFIVFLLCVWLLPLFWPA comes from the coding sequence ATGCTTTCACTCGTCATTTTGCTGATCATCGTGTCCGTGGCTCTGGTCGTCTTTGTGGGCGGCTGGGTGCCGGTGGATGTGGTGGGACTTCTGGTCCTGTCGGCCCTGACTCTGACCGGGCTGGTTTCCCCCACGGACGCCCTGACGGGCTTCAGCAGCCCGGCCGTGGTCACGGTCTGGGCCATGTTCATCCTCTCGGCCGGACTGACCAAAACGGGAGTGGCTTACCGCATAGGCCAGCCGCTCCAGCGTTTCTCGCGGGGCAGCGAGGTGACACTGATCGTCGCCCTGATGGTGGCGGCAAGCTTTCTGTCCGCGCTGGTCAATACCGTCACGGTGGCGGCCATCCTGCTTCCGGCCACCATGGAGCTGGCGCGCCGCAGTGGACGCTCTCCATCGCGCCTGCTGCTGCCTCTGGCCTTCGGCTGTCTTCTGGGCGGCCCTTTTACAGGCATTTCCACGCCGCCCAATATCCTGATCACGGATGCCCTGCGCGCCGCCGGACTGAAGCCTTTCGGCATTTTCGACTTCACTCCCATTACCGGCGCCATCGTACTGGTCGGCATTGCCTTCGTGGTTCTGATGGGCCGCCATCTGCTGCCCAAAGGCTCGGCCAGGCAGGAAAGCGGCGAAAATCTGGAGACATCCTACCAGCTGGGTGCACACATTTTTTCCATCCAGATCGACCAGAACTCTCCTCTGGTGGGCTGCTCCCTGGCCGAAAGCCGGCTGGGCTCCGCCCTATATCTGACCGTGGTATGCCTGCAACGGGCCGGAGCGTTCATTCTCTCTCCCAAGGCCACGGAAGTTTTGCAGGCCGGTGATATCCTCGTGGTACACGGCCAGACGGACAGCGTAGATCGCTTCCGCGGCAGCCAGCATCTGCGGGTGGAAGCGGCAGGCGAGGCCCTGAAGCCGGGCCTGCTGACTACGGCCCGAGGCGTCATCGGGGAGGATTCTTCCCTGCTGGGGAAAAGCCTGCTGGAAAGTGGATTGCGCCGCGACTGCCGGGTGCATGTGCTGTCCGTGGAGGAAGCCTCCGGTGCATGCCTTGGGGATCTCCGGCGGCATCATTTCAATGTGGGAGACATTCTTCTGCTGCAGGGAGAGCAGACCGCTCTGGACCACCTGGCGGAAGACGGCCTGGTGGCGGAACTGACCGCGGTGCCGCCCCACGAGGTGGAAAGCCTGGCCTGCAACGAAATGCGCCTGGCGGCCGTGCGCCTGCCCGAAGGCTCGGTCCTGGCCGGGCGCAATCTGGTGGAAAGCCGTCTGGGCAACGCCTTCGGACTCACGGTCACGGCGCTGATCCGGCAGGAAGAGCTCATCTGCATGCCCTCGCCCGAGGAAACGCTGCAGGAAGGCGACCTTCTTGTCGTTCAGGGCCGGAAGCGCGATCTGGATATTTTTGAAGGTTTGCAGGATCTGGAAATCTCCGGGCAATCCTCCAGACTGGCGGCAGAACTGGAATCCCAGCACATCGGCATGGCCGAAGTCCTGCTTTCGCCCCGGACAACCCTGGCCGGACGGACGCTGAACGACCTGCTGTTCCGTGACCACTACGGGCTGAGCGTGCTGGCCATCTGGCGCAAGGGACACGCCTACCGTCAGGGACTTCAGGACATGCCCCTGAAATTCGGCGACGCCCTTCTGGTGTACGGGCCGAGACAAAATCTGGAAGTTCTGGCCCGCGACCCCGACTTTCTGGTGCTGGACCAGGAGGCGGCACAGGCTCCCCGGCTGCACAAGGCCCCCATTGCCACGGCCATCATGCTCGCCGTGCTGGCCAGCGCCATATCCGGGCTGGTGCCCATATCCATCGCCGCCCTGACGGGCGCGGCCGTCATGGTCCTTTTGGGATGCCTGAGCATGGAGGAAGCCTACCGCGCCATCGAATGGAGGGTTGTATTTCTCATTGCCAGCATGCTGCCCCTCGGGGTGGCCATCCAAAACACGGGAGCCGCGCAGATGGGCGCCACGGCGCTCATTTCCCTGGTGGGCGACCTGGGGCCGCGCTGGGTTGTGGCCGCCCTGTTCGGGGTCACGGTGCTCGGCACCCAGATCATCCCCACCTCGGCACTGGTCGTGCTGATGACCCCTGTGGCTCTGAGCGCCGCGACGGAACTGGGCATTTCTCCGCACCTTCTGATGATGACCGTGGCCATGAGCGCCTCGGCCAGCTACGCGAGCCCCCTCTCCCATCCGGCCCATCTGCTGGTCATGGGACCCGGCGGGTACAAGTTCTCCGACTACCTGAAAATCGGTGTACCGCTGACCTTCATCGTTTTTCTGTTGTGCGTATGGCTTCTGCCGTTATTCTGGCCGGCCTGA
- a CDS encoding manganese-dependent inorganic pyrophosphatase, producing the protein MSVYVFGHKNPDSDTVCSAIALADLKTKLGVNCTPVAQGELPPETVFILKKFGVAAPAVKTSYAGEKVFLVDTSDLSQLPDDIKQAEVLGIVDHHKLGDLTTSSPLECWIWPVGCTSTVIASMYRFHGVEIPKNIAGIMLGAILSDTVIFKSPTCTPADKEAAERLAKIAGVSDLSALGMEMFKVKSAVEGTPARELVLRDYKDFNMNGTKVGIGQLEVVDLSILDAVKGDLARDIAALKAEKGNHSVFLLLTDIMKEGSEMLIASDDESIVEKAFNIKPSAGKVWLPGVMSRKKDVVPKFEKTFA; encoded by the coding sequence ATGTCTGTTTACGTTTTCGGCCACAAAAATCCTGATTCCGATACCGTATGCAGCGCCATAGCGCTGGCGGATCTGAAAACCAAACTCGGCGTGAACTGTACGCCTGTCGCTCAGGGAGAGCTTCCGCCCGAGACGGTATTCATCCTGAAAAAATTCGGTGTCGCGGCCCCTGCGGTGAAGACATCCTATGCCGGAGAGAAGGTTTTTCTGGTGGACACGTCCGATCTGAGCCAGCTGCCCGATGATATCAAGCAGGCCGAAGTTCTGGGCATCGTCGATCACCACAAATTGGGCGATCTGACGACTTCCAGCCCGCTGGAGTGCTGGATTTGGCCTGTTGGCTGTACATCGACGGTCATTGCCTCCATGTACAGATTTCATGGAGTGGAGATTCCTAAAAATATCGCTGGCATCATGCTTGGCGCCATTTTGAGCGATACGGTCATCTTCAAATCTCCGACATGTACTCCGGCCGACAAGGAGGCTGCCGAAAGGTTGGCCAAAATTGCCGGCGTGAGCGATCTTTCCGCGCTGGGGATGGAGATGTTCAAGGTCAAGTCGGCGGTGGAAGGCACTCCGGCCCGCGAACTGGTCCTGCGCGACTACAAGGATTTCAACATGAACGGGACCAAGGTCGGCATCGGACAGCTGGAGGTTGTGGACCTTTCCATACTGGATGCAGTCAAGGGCGACCTCGCCAGGGACATCGCGGCCCTGAAGGCCGAGAAGGGCAATCATTCCGTTTTTCTTCTTCTGACGGATATCATGAAGGAAGGCTCGGAGATGCTCATCGCTTCCGACGATGAAAGCATCGTGGAGAAGGCTTTCAACATAAAGCCCTCCGCCGGCAAGGTCTGGCTGCCCGGGGTCATGTCCCGCAAGAAGGATGTCGTGCCCAAGTTCGAAAAGACTTTTGCCTGA
- the xrtD gene encoding VPLPA-CTERM-specific exosortase XrtD: MPKIRWNFIWHETCLQFQHFDSMKTMGTYTPRINWLAWGIGTGAIILVFHEIIVRLATREWSRADFDYCYLIPFTIAYLVWERKDELEHMPSKPSWSALGAFVIAGGLLLLGELGGEYLTLYLALWWAVFGVCWAILGWTKMRLVIFPIILLLTAFPPPNYIYSRLTIGMQLLSTQLGTALLHLFKVPAYQNGNTIDLGFAQLEVVAACSGLRFLIPLFIVGMLLTYFFRDKWWKRLLLMLSTLPLAIIMNGVRIGLTGLLARSYGLAVLEEDAHELMGWIMFLLSTGVLFGLMRLLAGRNKIQLSRKASTSQPIPPSPQKFWRTQPLVAGLLLILLAHGYLGYREATPDILPEAKPLASFPLTFDGWNGRGIAMEQRFIDTLDFTDYVQIDYQNNQGRMVDFYVAWYQSQSKGESIHSPETCLRGGGWEFLQSQATELNLPGHAPMRVNRALLDQNGQRMLSYFWFPARGRYLTNGLELKLYTFWDSLTKRRSDGALVRLITPLYPQESEQDGEARLHDLLQHIIPVLENLLPGADYPAAAEEFKLMKTDSSSFSP; encoded by the coding sequence TTGCCAAAAATCCGGTGGAATTTTATTTGGCATGAGACTTGTTTGCAATTTCAACACTTCGACAGCATGAAAACCATGGGCACATATACACCTCGAATAAATTGGCTGGCCTGGGGAATCGGAACCGGAGCCATCATCCTCGTATTCCACGAAATCATTGTTCGTCTGGCAACCAGAGAGTGGAGCCGGGCGGATTTCGACTACTGCTATCTTATCCCCTTCACCATTGCCTATCTGGTCTGGGAGCGTAAGGACGAGCTGGAACACATGCCATCAAAGCCGTCCTGGTCGGCACTGGGAGCATTTGTCATTGCGGGCGGTCTCCTGCTCCTTGGCGAACTGGGCGGGGAGTATCTGACCCTTTACCTGGCTCTGTGGTGGGCCGTATTTGGCGTGTGCTGGGCCATTTTAGGCTGGACCAAAATGCGCCTCGTTATTTTCCCCATCATCCTGCTGCTGACCGCCTTTCCACCGCCCAACTACATATACAGCCGCCTGACCATAGGTATGCAGCTGCTGTCCACACAACTCGGAACGGCCCTTTTGCATCTATTCAAGGTCCCCGCTTACCAGAACGGCAACACGATTGACCTCGGTTTCGCGCAGCTTGAGGTTGTGGCCGCGTGTTCGGGACTTAGATTTCTGATTCCCCTTTTCATCGTGGGCATGCTCCTGACCTATTTTTTTCGAGACAAATGGTGGAAACGCCTGCTTCTGATGCTTTCAACTCTTCCTCTGGCCATTATCATGAATGGTGTACGTATCGGCCTCACAGGGCTGTTGGCACGCAGCTACGGCTTGGCTGTACTGGAAGAAGATGCCCACGAACTCATGGGCTGGATCATGTTCCTTCTTTCTACTGGCGTTTTGTTTGGCCTGATGCGGCTATTGGCCGGACGGAACAAAATTCAGCTCAGCCGAAAAGCATCCACGTCGCAACCGATCCCGCCATCTCCCCAAAAATTTTGGAGAACGCAGCCGCTTGTGGCCGGACTTCTCCTTATTCTCCTCGCACACGGCTATCTGGGGTACCGGGAAGCAACTCCTGACATTTTACCCGAAGCCAAGCCGCTGGCCTCATTTCCTCTGACTTTTGACGGCTGGAATGGACGTGGCATCGCCATGGAACAGCGCTTCATCGATACCCTGGATTTTACAGATTATGTACAAATCGATTACCAGAACAATCAGGGGCGCATGGTGGATTTTTATGTGGCCTGGTACCAGAGTCAGAGCAAAGGGGAATCCATCCATTCTCCGGAAACCTGCCTGCGCGGAGGCGGCTGGGAATTTCTGCAATCCCAAGCCACTGAATTGAATCTGCCCGGCCATGCGCCCATGCGGGTCAACCGCGCATTGCTGGACCAGAACGGCCAGCGGATGCTCTCGTATTTCTGGTTTCCGGCCAGAGGGCGGTACCTGACCAACGGCTTGGAGCTGAAGCTTTACACCTTCTGGGACTCCCTGACTAAACGGCGATCAGACGGAGCCCTGGTCCGCCTGATCACTCCCCTCTATCCAC